A single Drosophila miranda strain MSH22 chromosome XR, D.miranda_PacBio2.1, whole genome shotgun sequence DNA region contains:
- the LOC108152088 gene encoding histone-lysine N-methyltransferase 2D: protein MPVIADADASDEPPAKCCKHCEESTHSVDGGPASWRLTLDQDLFDTLKGNFPSWFQSSTGSSAAAASKQQLQLHQKHHQYQLVASHSVIPITIDTKIGSNNNNHTLQQQQHQQTAILTHSSSSSSASPASSISSNCSKKSNSSSLSSCSSSSSSSYSSHSSGGGGGGGGVGAATTSRFLNKSTSTTPTKGLARTLKATQKTHNGNSNSCQKLGQLVKSASLHSLSSGSSGCSNGSGSGSSGSGSSSLLANISTSPLTTVELISNAACNGLLATRLSGKALQHSFQDFILLHEAYDDMSEGEQRLHATFLGSSDDGNNSDCYDARQSPPKAIVDSSPLQPAMDKNKESLKVKLMVRRPHSQLVEQGIIPSLKTSPAIHEQCKQLERAKTSDLLKAKIQQRPNREDLERRHILEEDECHIDPSLAEKQRMLKKARLADQLNSQIQHRPGPLELIKKNILHTEKPIEKIVKEGLVSFKATSEGLLTRPQHPHSYVTFDEDSLSSESDTRQTPPRLDEAMVVTPMVAAGAGVAPSPPTDVLQAAAASAGIVTVALTMHTASSGGQLVVSSPQIIQQQQQEPQLKKMVLPASVPPPPPPPPPLPMASIVRVKAETANLFEELCQSVAGPTASPGGVNQFLPMPMLASPCSLASSSTSTLSPLSSIASPPPPAITRLHLQPVSVKSDAPGKDKNRKKSKSKPVSKARTIKFHEYKGPPSAAGQKMDQTQPEETSYQLMLEQQNCLLKFLENLNKNQSILPSSNTAAAAPAASASTPAPPLTPSSNNNSITVTTKTVPALASSQTAPIPAPISLPNTISITSSVGGAPLNFGDAAMLTTSTTTAAATPTPPMLSLIATPHHHHHQQQQQQPVVAATSVVLPTVLLQHPPPLPSPALSVSSSIPPSPVTSYAESNATTSSACITDITRLEKMKVSDLKQHLKRRNLPVSGPKPHLIERLKPYLPLEPLESNAAATPAANTTEVITISDAMETSNPPPPATILVSSEASTEHEQMDVVQQQQQMDTTHSMAILPQQPQTATIILTNEELLREQQRKIDELQRQLQRSQLELQQIRQRQQQQNQTVVNALPPQQITLITTTASNGGPQQTLTMLPQQQHVEKSIIPTKLTMKAAAGASKINGVHQQAQGVAKKSSHANSSNIATNPSQPPPISQKMVVKQQLEAKIQKQKAAAAAAAQQQQQQALQQQQQQVQQQQQQQQVQQQVRLLTQKTQTVLIPFNNTSNQNNNNNQPNAPPKNQAKKSHVAATVQPTTTTTATILQASKPPTAGVVAGGGAAATPHHNNEFLLWNEGNQTIFLVGLDDQHMTAHTLGNISLTTTTTTAAAVTGAAAAPAKKLLNGHQRTNSLPSIVFPIEAKSFITQLQHSHFQQQQQQQHPHQQLIQLDIKPSTAPPPQYEEATKQLAASKAAALNGLVPLVKIKEEPLHSPAPPLTLPGPVPAPLSNQVKRKSAGIKSEQVSDVLDILIKQGELPESAALDPTTPLTPLPELPMFNGAATPNTAAGGASIVPVVPKLEAPATPQSALATVDIAMDTNDSHVSFGSGQHTQHGFVENIDMGSPLQPDTTAIDAESVAKTLDIFLEQHHATPPPSTPPKSSHSGSEKPNSPDAKLNHFDEYELLELMSQQLEMDMGDDSNTYCTPKPQGNNNSLRRDLNPSLQPCINELLEASSPDSVLLNNNPCADVDFDADSFVAQLSQHVTGNGNSPHGHCNGTVDSSSSSNSHFNGTPMDCDDFESTLNSFMQAVTQPEAGSHGGQYSTTTIMANGVGGGGEVENGVLGDSGGGAVDAFNASGDIFDLFNMDDYKMNWAAGDFTV from the exons AGTCTACGCACAGCGTGGACGGAGGACCTGCATCGTGGCGTTTAACGCTCGATCAGGATTTATTTGACACGCTCAAGGGTAATTTTCCCAGTTGGTTTCAGAGCAGCACGGgttcttcagcagcagcagccagcaaacagcagttgcagttgcaccAGAAGCACCATCAGTACCAATTGGTGGCCAGTCACAGTGTCATACCCATTACCATAGACACGAAGatcggcagcaacaacaacaatcatacactccaacagcagcaacatcaacaGACAGCGATACTGACCCACAGTTCCAGCTCAAGCTCTGCTTCGCCTGCTTCCTCCATTAGCTCCAATTGCTCAAAGAagtccaacagcagcagcctgagcagctgcagcagcagcagcagcagcagttacAGCTCCCACTccagtggtggtggtggcggtggtggtggtgttggtgcaGCGACGACAAGCCGTTTCCTCAACAAATCCACCTCCACGACGCCCACCAAGGGGCTGGCACGGACGCTCAAGGCCACCCAAAAGACGCacaacggcaacagcaacagctgcCAGAAGCTAGGCCAACTGGTGAAGTCCGCCTCGTTGCACAGCCTGAGCAGTGGTAGCAGCGGTTGCAGCAACGGTAGCGGTagcggcagcagtggcagtggcagctccTCGCTGCTTGCCAACATATCCACATCGCCACTGACCACCGTAGAGCTCATCTCGAACGCTGCCTGCAACGGTCTGCTGGCCACCAGGCTCAGCGGCAAGGCCCTGCAGCACTCCTTTCAGGATTTCATATTGCTGCACGAGGCCTACGACGATATGTCAGAGG GTGAGCAGCGACTGCATGCTACATTTCTGGGCAGCAGCGATGATGGCAACAATTCGGACTGCTACGATGCCAGACAATCGCCACCAAAGGCCATCGTTGATTCCAGTCCCCTGCAGCCAGCCATGGACAAGAACAAAGAAT CGCTCAAAGTGAAGCTCATGGTGCGACGACCCCACTCGCAGCTGGTCGAACAGGGCATCATACCAT cttTGAAAACCTCGCCCGCCATCCACGAACAATGCAAGCAACTAGAGCGAGCCAAGACCAGCGATTTGCTGAAGGCCAAGATCCAGCAGCGGCCCAATCGCGAGGATCTGGAGCGGCGTCACATACTCGAGGAGGATGAGTGCCACATCGATCCGAGTCTGGCGGAGAAGCAACGCATGCTCAAGAAGGCACGCCTCGCCGACCAGCTCAACTCGCAGATCCAGCATCGTCCGGGGCCCCTCGAGCTGATCAAGAAGAACATCCTGCACACGGAGAAACCCATCGAGAAGATCGTGAAGGAGGGCCTCGTCTCGTTCAAGGCCACCAGCGAGGGTCTGCTCACGAGGCCACAGCATCCACACAGCTATGTGACCTTTGATGAGGATTCGCTCAGCTCCGAGAGCGACACTAGACAGACGCCGCCTCGTCTCGATGAGGCCATGGTCGTCACGCCTATGGTGGCAGCGGGAGCAGGCGTAGCACCCTCACCGCCCACGGATGTGCTGCAGGCGGCAGCTGCCTCTGCTGGGATTGTGACAGTGGCCCTGACAATGCACACGGCCAGTAGTGGAGGCCAGTTGGTGGTCAGCTCGCCGCAGATcatccagcagcaacagcaggaacCACAGCTGAAGAAAATGGTGCTACCTGCATCagtgccaccgccaccgcctccgccaccaccgctgccgaTGGCCAGCATCGTAAGGGTCAAGGCGGAGACGGCCAATCTGTTCGAGGAGCTGTGCCAGAGCGTGGCCGGACCCACGGCCAGCCCGGGAGGCGTTAACCAGTTcctgcccatgcccatgcttGCGTCGCCCTGCTCCCTGGCCTCCAGCAGCACCTCCACCCTGAGTCCGCTGTCATCCATTGCCTCACCGCCACCGCCAGCGATCACCCGGCTGCATCTGCAGCCCGTTTCCGTGAAGTCTGATGCCCCCGGCAAggacaagaatcgaaaaaagTCCAAGTCCAAGCCGGTGTCTAAGGCGCGTACCATTAAATTCCACGAGTACAAAGGTCCCCCGAGTGCCGCCGGCCAGAAGATGGATCAGACGCAGCCGGAGGAGACCTCCTACCAGCTGATGTTGGAGCAGCAGAACTGCCTGCTCAAGTTTCTGGAGAACCTTAACAAAAATCAGTCcatactgccctcgtccaatacagcagcagcagccccggCAGCATCAGCGTCCACCCCGGCTCCGCCCCTGACGCCCagtagcaacaacaacagcataACGGTGACGACCAAAACAGTGCCGGCTTTAGCCTCCTCCCAAACGGCACCGATTCCAGCTCCGATCAGCCTACCTAACACCATATCCATCACGAGCAGTGTGGGCGGAGCTCCACTGAACTTTGGGGATGCTGCCATGCTAACCACGTCCACGACCACGGCAGCGGCCACGCCCACACCTCCGATGCTATCATTGATagccacaccacaccaccaccaccatcagcaacagcaacagcaaccagTAGTTGCTGCAACATCTGTGGTGCTGCCTACAGTGCTGCTGCAGCATCCACCGCCACTTCCATCTCCTGCGCTGTCCGTGAGCTCCTCCATACCGCCCAGTCCGGTCACCAGCTACGCAGAGTCAAACGCTACCACCAGCAGCGCCTGCATCACGGACATTACGCGGCTGGAGAAGATGAAGGTCTCCGACCTAAAGCAGCATCTGAAGCGCCGCAATCTCCCAGTGTCTGGACCGAAGCCGCATCTGATTGAGCGACTAAAGCCTTACCTGCCACTGGAGCCCCTGGAAAGCAATGCCGCAGCCACTCCGGCCGCCAACACAACGGAGGTGATCACCATCAGCGATGCGATGGAAACCAGCAATCCTCCACCACCCGCAACCATACTGGTGTCGTCCGAAGCCAGCACGGAGCACGAGCAGATGGACgtggtgcagcagcagcaacagatgGACACTACACACTCCATGGCGATCCTGCCACAGCAGCCACAGACTGCCACGATTATCCTGACCAACGAAGAGCTGCTCCGAGAGCAGCAGCGAAAAATCGACGAGCTGCAGCGTCAACTGCAGCGCTCGCAGCTGGAACTGCAGCAGATAcgccagcggcagcagcaacagaatcAGACGGTGGTGAATGCCCTGCCGCCTCAGCAGATCACCCTGATCACAACTACCGCATCGAATGGCGGGCCACAACAGACGCTTACGATgctgccacagcagcagcacgtgGAGAAGAGCATCATACCGACCAAGCTGACAATGAAGGCAGCAGCGGGGGCATCCAAGATCAATGGAGTCCATCAGCAGGCCCAGGGAGTAGCAAAGAAGTCGTCGCAcgccaacagcagcaacattgCCACGAATCCCAGCCAGCCGCCGCCAATTAGCCAGAAGATGGTGGTaaagcagcagctggaggccAAAATACAGAAGCAAAAGGCAgcggctgcagcagctgcacagcagcagcaacagcaggcactgcaacagcagcagcagcaggtgcaacagcaacagcagcaacaacaggtgCAACAGCAGGTGCGCCTGCTCACGCAAAAGACACAAACTGTACTCATTCCATTCAACAACACCAGCAAccagaacaacaacaacaatcaaccAAACGCTCCACCCAAGAATCAGGCCAAGAAATCCCATGTTGCTGCCACTGTGCAACCAACAACCACAACGACTGCAACAATCCTGCAGGCAAGCAAACCGCCGACAGCAGGAGTAgtagcaggaggaggagcagccgcAACGCCACACCACAACAATGAGTTTCTGCTGTGGAACGAGGGGAATCAGACCATCTTCCTTGTGGGACTCGATGATCAGCACATGACGGCTCATACACTGGGAAATATCAGCCTCACGACCACGACtaccacagcagcagcagtaacaGGAGCTGCTGCAGCGCCCGCCAAGAAGCTGCTGAATGGGCACCAACGCACCAACTCCCTGCCCAGCATTGTCTTTCCCATCGAAGCCAAGTCCTTTATCACGCAGCTGCAGCATTCACActtccagcagcaacagcaacagcaacatcccCATCAGCAACTCATCCAACTGGACATCAAACCGTCAACAGCACCGCCACCGCAGTATGAGGAGGCCACCAAGCAGCTAGCTGCCAGCAAGGCAGCGGCTCTGAACGGTCTGGTGCCGCTTGTCAAGATCAAGGAGGAGCCTTTGCACTCGCCAGCACCGCCGTTGACGTTGCCAGGGCCCGTTCCAGCTCCGCTGAGTAACCAAGTGAAGCGCAAATCGGCGGGCATCAAGTCCGAACAGGTCAGCGATGTCCTGGACATTCTCATCAAGCAGGGAGAGCTGCCCGAGAGTGCGGCCCTCGATCCGACCACGCCACTAACGCCCCTTCCCGAGCTGCCCATGTTCAACGGTGCCGCCACTCCGAACACAGCTGCGGGAGGAGCCAGCATCGTGCCAGTGGTGCCTAAGCTGGAGGCTCCGGCGACGCCGCAGTCGGCTTTGGCCACGGTGGACATAGCTATGGACACCAATGACTCGCACGTAAGCTTCGGCAGTGGCCAGCACACGCAGCACGGCTTCGTCGAGAATATCGACATGGGATCGCCCCTGCAGCCGGACACGACGGCCATCGACGCCGAGAGCGTGGCCAAGACGCTGGACATCTTTCTGGAGCAGCACCATGCAACACCCCCGCCCAGCACGCCGCCAAAGAGCAGCCACAGCGGCAGCGAGAAGCCCAACAGTCCGGACGCTAAGCTGAATCACTTTGATGAGTACGAGCTGCTGGAGCTGATGTCGCAGCAGCTGGAGATGGACATGGGCGACGACTCGAACACTTACTGCACCCCCAAGCCCCAAGGTAACAACAACAGCCTGCGGCGCGATCTCAATCCCAGCCTCCAGCCGTGTATCAACGAGCTGCTTGAAGCCAGCAGCCCGGACAGCGTACTCCTGAACAACAATCCGTGTGCCGATGTGGACTTCGATGCGGATAGCTTTGTGGCACAGCTCAGTCAGCATGTGACGGGCAACGGGAACAGTCCCCATGGCCACTGCAATGGGACTGTGGACTCAAGCTCCTCGTCGAACAGTCACTTCAATGGCACGCCCATGGACTGCGATGACTTTGAGAGCACACTCAATTCCTTTATGCAAGCCGTCACACAACCTGAGGCGGGATCACACGGTGGACAGTACTCAACGACGACCATCATGGCCAATGGCGTGGGCGGAGGAGGAGAAGTAGAAAACGGTGTCTTGGGCGACTCTGGCGGTGGGGCTGTGGATGCCTTTAATGCCAGCGGCGATATCTTTGATCTGTTCAACATGGATGACTACAAGATGAACTGGGCAGCCGGCGATTTCACTGTTTGA